Proteins from one Mycobacterium sp. SMC-2 genomic window:
- a CDS encoding CdaR family transcriptional regulator, translating to MAGVGLGQLLLALDATLVGLVEAPRGLDLPVSSAALIDSDDVRLGLAAAAGSADVFFLLGVADDEALRWIDKQVGERVPVAIFAKEPSAALVGAAVGAGSAVVAVEPRARWERLYQLVNHVLEHHGDRADATEDSGTDLFGLAQSLADRIHGMVSIENAQSRVLAYSASNDEADELRRLSILGRAGPPEHLEWIGQWGIFDALRASDQVVRVAERPELGLRPRLAVGIYQPAVDARRPPEFAGTIWVQQGAVPLADDAEEMLRGAAVLAARIMARLAARPSTHLRRVQQLLGLVDGEPDVAAVARELGLAADGAAALIGWDLADGASPQTRLADVMALSASAFRPDAQVASRGSRIYVLLPATQTRSATSWVRGTVAAMRTELGVQLRAAIAAPVAGLAGVAAARAELDRVLDSAARHPISIPQVTSLAEARTTVLLDEILTLVGREKRLVDPRIVDLRAREPVLAETMRVYLDSFGDIAAAAQSLHVHPNTVRYRVRRIEKLLSTSLADPEVRLLFSLGLRVLGSG from the coding sequence ATGGCTGGAGTGGGGCTGGGTCAGCTGTTGCTGGCGCTGGACGCGACGCTGGTCGGCCTGGTGGAGGCGCCGCGGGGCCTGGACCTTCCGGTGAGCTCGGCGGCGCTGATCGATAGCGACGATGTCCGGCTGGGCTTGGCGGCGGCCGCCGGTTCGGCCGACGTGTTCTTCCTGCTGGGAGTCGCCGACGACGAGGCGCTGCGCTGGATCGACAAACAGGTCGGCGAGCGCGTCCCGGTGGCGATCTTCGCCAAGGAGCCGTCGGCGGCGCTGGTCGGCGCGGCGGTCGGGGCCGGGTCCGCGGTGGTGGCCGTGGAGCCGCGGGCGCGCTGGGAACGGCTCTACCAGTTGGTCAATCACGTCCTGGAGCACCACGGCGATCGCGCCGACGCGACCGAAGACTCGGGCACCGACCTGTTCGGCCTGGCGCAGTCGCTGGCCGACCGCATCCACGGCATGGTCAGCATCGAAAACGCCCAATCGCGTGTGCTGGCCTATTCGGCCTCCAACGACGAAGCCGACGAGCTGCGCCGCCTTTCCATCCTGGGCCGGGCGGGACCGCCCGAGCATCTCGAATGGATCGGCCAGTGGGGCATTTTCGACGCGCTGCGGGCGAGCGATCAGGTGGTGCGCGTGGCCGAGCGTCCGGAGCTGGGCCTGCGTCCGCGGCTGGCCGTCGGGATTTACCAGCCCGCGGTGGACGCGCGGCGACCGCCGGAGTTCGCCGGCACCATCTGGGTGCAGCAGGGCGCAGTACCGCTGGCCGACGACGCCGAGGAGATGCTGCGCGGCGCGGCGGTGCTGGCCGCGCGGATCATGGCGCGGTTGGCGGCCCGGCCATCTACGCACCTGCGGCGGGTGCAGCAGCTGTTGGGCCTCGTCGACGGCGAACCCGACGTGGCCGCCGTCGCCCGCGAACTCGGCCTCGCCGCGGACGGCGCCGCGGCGCTAATCGGTTGGGACCTGGCGGACGGCGCGTCCCCTCAGACACGATTGGCCGACGTGATGGCGCTGAGCGCCAGCGCTTTCCGGCCTGACGCCCAGGTGGCCTCTCGTGGATCGCGGATCTATGTGCTGCTGCCGGCGACGCAGACCCGCTCGGCCACCTCGTGGGTCCGCGGCACCGTCGCCGCAATGCGCACCGAACTCGGGGTGCAGCTGCGGGCCGCCATCGCCGCCCCCGTCGCCGGACTGGCCGGGGTAGCCGCGGCGCGCGCCGAGCTGGACCGCGTGCTGGACAGCGCTGCGCGCCATCCTATTTCGATTCCGCAGGTGACGTCGCTGGCCGAGGCTCGCACCACCGTCTTGCTCGACGAGATCCTCACCCTGGTCGGCCGCGAGAAGCGATTGGTCGATCCGCGGATCGTTGACCTGCGCGCCCGGGAGCCGGTGCTGGCGGAGACCATGCGGGTGTATCTGGACAGCTTCGGCGACATTGCCGCCGCCGCGCAGTCGTTGCATGTCCATCCCAACACGGTTCGCTACCGCGTGCGGCGCATCGAAAAGTTGTTGTCGACGTCGCTGGCCGATCCCGAGGTGAGGCTGCTGTTTTCGCTCGGCCTGCGGGTTCTGGGCAGCGGCTGA
- a CDS encoding zinc-binding dehydrogenase, producing MPKLALLTAHGGPIELAEYPLSTPAPGTAALKLRMAGICGSDLHIFRGELPLPCPFAMGHEMVGEIAELGEGLSTDATGKPLAVGDRVVTPYFWFCGQCHACARGRSYACQNLMAGEYRSHDQEPHFVAAHGEYYYTSRRQPLYKVPEDLPDEAVTPLNCALAQVLFALRDVRLGDTVVIQGAGGLGINAAAVARTAGAAEVIVIDRIAERLNVAADFGATACIDASAISTAEITEQVHRRTDGIGADWVLEVVGVPGVIPEGIGFLNNAGTLLEVGNVGVGRTFELDPSVLVYGNKSVRGVMFYDPVTLATGLTFLQHTSFPFDRLMPEPFHLADVNAAFASADAGLVPRGALVP from the coding sequence ATGCCCAAGCTCGCGCTGCTGACCGCCCACGGCGGGCCCATCGAGCTTGCCGAATATCCGTTGTCCACCCCGGCGCCCGGAACGGCGGCGCTCAAGCTGCGGATGGCCGGCATCTGCGGGTCCGACCTGCACATCTTCCGAGGCGAACTACCGTTGCCATGCCCGTTTGCCATGGGCCACGAAATGGTCGGGGAGATAGCCGAACTCGGCGAGGGCCTGAGCACCGACGCGACCGGCAAGCCGCTGGCCGTCGGCGATCGCGTGGTGACGCCGTACTTTTGGTTCTGCGGTCAATGCCACGCCTGCGCGCGGGGCCGGTCCTATGCCTGTCAGAACCTGATGGCCGGCGAATACCGCAGCCACGATCAAGAGCCGCACTTCGTCGCCGCTCACGGCGAGTACTACTACACCAGCCGGCGCCAGCCGCTGTACAAGGTGCCCGAGGATCTACCGGACGAAGCCGTCACCCCGCTGAACTGCGCGCTGGCCCAGGTGCTGTTCGCGCTGCGCGACGTGCGGCTGGGCGACACGGTCGTCATCCAGGGTGCGGGCGGGCTGGGTATCAACGCCGCGGCCGTGGCCCGCACCGCGGGCGCCGCGGAGGTCATCGTCATCGACAGGATCGCCGAACGGCTCAACGTCGCAGCCGATTTCGGCGCCACCGCGTGCATCGACGCGAGTGCGATCTCGACCGCGGAGATCACCGAGCAGGTGCACAGGCGCACCGACGGCATCGGCGCCGACTGGGTGCTCGAGGTCGTCGGCGTGCCGGGCGTCATTCCCGAGGGGATCGGGTTCCTCAACAACGCCGGCACTCTGCTCGAGGTCGGCAACGTCGGGGTGGGGCGGACGTTCGAGCTGGATCCGAGCGTGCTGGTCTACGGCAACAAGTCCGTGCGCGGGGTCATGTTCTACGATCCCGTCACGCTGGCCACCGGCCTGACCTTCCTGCAGCACACCAGTTTTCCGTTCGACCGCCTGATGCCCGAACCGTTCCACCTGGCCGACGTCAACGCCGCCTTCGCGTCGGCCGACGCCGGGCTGGTGCCCAGGGGTGCCTTGGTGCCGTGA
- the pruA gene encoding L-glutamate gamma-semialdehyde dehydrogenase, which yields MDAITQVPLPANEPVHDYAPHSPERGRLRGELAALAEHPIDLPHVIGGRHRMGDGERIDVVQPHRHSAKLGTLTNAVHADAAAAIDAAMAAKSAWAALPFDERAAVFLRAADLLAGPWREKIAAATMLGQSKSVYQAEIDSPCEQIDFWRFNVAFARQILAQQPISGPGEWNRIDYRPLDGFVYAVTPFNFTSIAGNLPTAPALMGNTVVWKPSITQTLSAYLTMRLLEAAGLPPGVINLVTGDGYAVSDVALADPRLAGIHFTGSTATFEHLWQRVGANIGGYHSYPRLVGETGGKDFVVAHASARPDVLRTALIRGAFDYQGQKCSAASRAFIPHSVWRRIGDDFLGQTAALRYGDVTDLSNYGGALIDERAFAKNVKALERAKSAAHVTIAVGGEYDDSVGYFVRPTVLLSDDPTDESFATEYFGPLLSLHVYPDNDYERILDVIDTGSRYALTGAVIADDREAVLTAQDRLRFAAGNFYVNDKPTGAVVGRQPFGGSRGSGTNDKAGSVLNLLRWTSARTLKETFVPATHHSYPHMAAD from the coding sequence ATGGACGCGATAACCCAGGTGCCGCTGCCGGCCAACGAGCCGGTCCATGACTATGCGCCGCACTCACCCGAACGCGGCCGGCTGCGCGGCGAGTTGGCCGCGCTGGCCGAGCATCCGATCGACCTGCCGCACGTCATCGGCGGCAGACACCGGATGGGCGACGGGGAGCGCATCGACGTCGTCCAGCCGCACCGGCATTCCGCCAAGCTGGGCACCCTGACCAACGCCGTCCACGCCGACGCGGCGGCGGCCATCGATGCCGCGATGGCCGCGAAGAGCGCTTGGGCGGCATTGCCTTTCGACGAGCGCGCGGCGGTGTTCCTGCGGGCCGCCGACCTGCTGGCCGGGCCGTGGCGGGAGAAGATCGCCGCCGCGACCATGCTCGGCCAATCCAAGTCCGTCTACCAGGCCGAGATCGACTCGCCCTGCGAGCAGATCGACTTCTGGCGCTTCAACGTGGCCTTCGCCCGGCAGATCCTGGCGCAGCAGCCCATCAGCGGGCCCGGCGAATGGAATCGCATTGACTACCGCCCGCTGGACGGATTCGTGTACGCGGTCACGCCGTTCAACTTCACCTCGATCGCCGGCAACCTGCCGACCGCGCCGGCGCTGATGGGCAACACCGTGGTGTGGAAGCCGTCCATCACCCAGACGCTGTCGGCCTATCTGACCATGCGGCTGCTCGAGGCGGCGGGCCTGCCGCCCGGCGTGATCAACCTCGTCACCGGCGACGGCTACGCGGTTTCCGATGTCGCGCTGGCCGACCCGCGGCTGGCCGGCATCCACTTCACCGGGTCGACGGCCACCTTCGAACACCTGTGGCAGCGGGTGGGCGCCAATATCGGCGGCTACCACAGCTATCCGCGGTTGGTGGGCGAGACCGGCGGCAAGGACTTCGTGGTGGCGCACGCCTCGGCGCGGCCGGATGTGCTGCGCACGGCGTTGATTCGCGGCGCGTTCGACTACCAGGGGCAGAAATGCTCGGCGGCGTCGCGGGCCTTCATCCCGCATTCGGTGTGGCGGCGCATCGGTGACGACTTCCTGGGCCAGACCGCCGCGCTGCGCTACGGCGACGTCACCGACCTGAGCAACTACGGCGGCGCGCTGATCGACGAGCGCGCGTTCGCCAAGAACGTCAAGGCCCTCGAGCGCGCGAAAAGCGCCGCCCACGTCACCATCGCGGTGGGCGGCGAATACGACGACAGCGTCGGCTATTTCGTCCGTCCCACGGTGTTGCTCTCCGACGACCCGACCGACGAGTCGTTCGCCACCGAGTACTTCGGTCCGCTGCTGTCGCTGCACGTTTACCCCGACAACGACTACGAGCGGATCCTCGACGTGATCGACACCGGCTCGCGGTACGCGCTGACCGGGGCGGTCATCGCCGACGACCGCGAGGCCGTGCTGACCGCGCAGGACCGGCTGCGCTTCGCCGCCGGGAACTTCTACGTCAACGACAAGCCCACCGGCGCGGTGGTCGGGCGCCAGCCCTTCGGCGGTTCGCGCGGCTCCGGCACCAACGACAAGGCCGGGTCGGTGCTGAACCTGTTGCGCTGGACCTCGGCCCGCACCCTCAAGGAGACGTTCGTCCCGGCGACCCACCACAGCTATCCGCACATGGCGGCCGACTGA
- a CDS encoding PPE family protein, with product MTAPIWLASPPEVHSALLSSGPGPGPLLAAAASWSSLSAEYAEAASELAALLGALQGAAWDGSAAQAYVAAHAPYLAWLVRTSTDSAAAAVQHETVAIAYSAALAAMPTLAELAANHATHTALVATNFLGLNTIPIAINEADYARMWVQAATVMSTYQGVATAAVSAAPQTEPAPQMMKAEALAATSTPSASPPDRQNQVLEWLRQIGFIDFYNRYIQPLIDQLMNNPFFHALFSGFDPWLPVLGNPLSFLNPFNIAFALGYPMDFGSYFAYLAQTFSFIAADLAAAFASGNPATIAWTLLFTAIEAIGTIITDTIALLKTLLEQMIVLIPVILPLLTVSVVPLVVPTLVGGLAGLTGLAGLHAIPVVPIVPAPAFAPVALAPAPPPTPAPAPAPAPAPTAAPAAAPAPPSPGGPPPTPSGPPVATMQGLAYLVGGLTADARRAASTSARAKKAPEPDHAEVPAVAQPEEQDSHGRRRRAKANQIGRRYEYLDAEPTPSARGAEALGFAGTLPAQSATTPAGLTALAHDSFGGGTRAPMLPSTWDTQP from the coding sequence ATGACCGCCCCGATCTGGCTGGCCTCGCCTCCCGAGGTGCATTCGGCGCTGCTCAGCAGCGGGCCCGGCCCCGGCCCGCTGCTGGCCGCCGCCGCGTCGTGGAGTTCGCTGAGCGCCGAATACGCCGAGGCCGCCAGTGAACTGGCCGCGCTGTTGGGCGCGCTGCAAGGCGCAGCCTGGGACGGCTCCGCCGCCCAGGCCTACGTGGCCGCGCACGCGCCCTATCTGGCGTGGCTGGTGCGGACGAGCACCGACAGCGCGGCCGCGGCCGTCCAGCACGAAACCGTGGCCATCGCCTACTCCGCGGCGCTGGCGGCCATGCCCACCCTGGCCGAGCTGGCCGCCAACCACGCCACCCATACCGCCTTGGTGGCGACGAACTTCCTTGGTCTCAACACCATTCCCATCGCGATCAACGAAGCCGACTATGCGCGGATGTGGGTGCAGGCCGCAACCGTGATGAGCACATACCAGGGCGTCGCCACCGCGGCAGTGTCCGCCGCACCGCAGACCGAACCCGCTCCGCAGATGATGAAGGCCGAGGCGCTGGCCGCCACTTCCACCCCATCGGCGTCACCCCCCGACCGGCAGAACCAGGTGCTCGAGTGGTTGCGGCAGATCGGCTTCATCGACTTCTACAACAGATACATCCAGCCCTTGATAGACCAGCTGATGAACAACCCGTTCTTCCACGCGCTGTTTTCCGGATTCGACCCGTGGCTGCCCGTTCTCGGCAATCCACTGAGCTTCCTCAACCCGTTCAACATCGCGTTTGCGCTCGGCTACCCGATGGACTTCGGTTCGTACTTCGCCTATTTGGCGCAGACCTTCTCGTTCATCGCGGCCGACCTGGCGGCGGCGTTCGCCTCCGGCAATCCCGCGACCATCGCGTGGACCCTGTTGTTCACCGCCATCGAAGCTATCGGCACGATCATCACCGATACCATCGCGCTACTGAAGACCTTGCTCGAGCAGATGATCGTGTTGATCCCGGTCATTCTTCCGCTGCTGACGGTTTCGGTGGTCCCGCTGGTGGTGCCCACCCTGGTGGGGGGTCTCGCGGGCTTGACGGGTTTGGCCGGGCTGCATGCCATCCCGGTGGTGCCGATCGTGCCGGCCCCTGCGTTCGCCCCGGTCGCGCTGGCGCCTGCCCCGCCCCCCACGCCGGCACCGGCACCGGCGCCGGCCCCGGCGCCCACAGCCGCGCCCGCCGCGGCGCCCGCACCGCCCTCACCCGGGGGCCCGCCGCCCACACCATCGGGACCACCGGTGGCAACGATGCAGGGTCTCGCCTACCTGGTCGGTGGCCTGACGGCCGATGCTCGGCGGGCGGCGAGCACCAGCGCGCGTGCGAAAAAGGCGCCGGAGCCCGACCACGCCGAGGTTCCCGCGGTGGCGCAGCCGGAGGAACAGGATTCGCACGGGCGGCGCCGGCGGGCGAAGGCCAACCAAATCGGCCGCCGCTACGAGTATCTGGACGCGGAGCCGACACCGTCGGCCCGAGGCGCGGAAGCCCTGGGGTTCGCCGGAACCCTACCGGCGCAGTCCGCCACCACGCCGGCGGGACTGACCGCGCTCGCCCACGACTCCTTCGGCGGGGGCACGCGCGCGCCGATGCTGCCAAGCACGTGGGACACCCAGCCGTGA
- a CDS encoding MBL fold metallo-hydrolase: MSLVIDEMPDLGVTRVSRWVFNCYVLQGRDGVVVVDAGLPRVATDLQPIVNRLGGTVHAVVATHGHSDHVAGAVELTARYHAPIWLPALTLTYFDGAKPRTPTPARAARIWPTLIDQPFDGAGLAGLLGGARVAGYGTPAGMRWAGPPPQGGLAAGESLPGAPDWTVIKAGGHTDDSIALWNATTRTLLSGDAVLTARGKVWHTPEIVDAASAADTRKRLEGLPVAHLLPGHGRPVHATDTVWPQQRG, from the coding sequence ATGAGCCTGGTCATCGACGAGATGCCCGATCTCGGCGTTACGCGGGTCTCGCGCTGGGTATTCAACTGTTACGTCCTGCAGGGTCGTGATGGCGTGGTGGTCGTCGACGCTGGGTTGCCGCGGGTCGCCACCGATCTGCAGCCGATCGTGAATCGGCTCGGCGGCACCGTGCATGCCGTGGTGGCGACGCACGGACACAGCGATCACGTCGCCGGCGCGGTGGAGCTGACCGCCCGCTATCACGCGCCAATCTGGTTGCCCGCCCTGACCCTTACCTATTTCGACGGAGCAAAACCACGCACGCCGACCCCGGCCCGCGCCGCACGTATTTGGCCCACCCTCATCGACCAGCCGTTCGACGGGGCGGGTCTGGCCGGCCTCCTCGGCGGCGCCCGCGTGGCGGGCTACGGCACGCCGGCCGGCATGCGCTGGGCGGGGCCACCCCCGCAGGGTGGACTGGCCGCCGGGGAGTCGCTGCCCGGCGCGCCGGATTGGACCGTGATCAAGGCGGGCGGACACACCGATGACAGCATCGCGCTGTGGAATGCGACCACCCGGACGCTCTTGTCGGGCGACGCCGTGCTGACGGCCCGCGGCAAGGTTTGGCACACACCGGAAATCGTCGATGCGGCCAGCGCCGCCGACACCCGAAAGCGCCTGGAAGGGCTACCGGTTGCGCACTTGTTGCCCGGCCACGGGCGGCCGGTTCACGCTACCGATACCGTTTGGCCGCAACAGCGGGGCTGA
- a CDS encoding TetR/AcrR family transcriptional regulator, translating into MTQAAQATDTRELIVESAYACFRRQGLQKATIVDIARTAGVSRSTIYEYFSDKAAIIEACAEHASERFYREMSKAMDRGGSLEEKLSQAAVFVTQARRSIASEKYFDEDAISLLLTKDAAVLLRECVDFFAPYLSAARLTGEVRKGLDVEAAAEWFARILFSLFSTPSSIRDMGDPEVAAEFVRAHVVRGFAGDRPRPRRG; encoded by the coding sequence ATGACTCAAGCGGCCCAGGCCACCGATACCCGCGAGCTCATCGTCGAGTCCGCGTACGCCTGCTTCCGCAGGCAGGGGCTGCAGAAGGCGACGATCGTCGACATCGCCCGGACGGCCGGGGTGTCCCGCAGCACCATCTACGAGTACTTCAGCGACAAGGCCGCCATCATCGAGGCGTGCGCCGAACACGCTTCCGAGCGGTTCTACCGCGAGATGTCCAAGGCCATGGACCGGGGCGGCTCGCTGGAGGAAAAGCTGAGCCAGGCCGCCGTTTTCGTGACGCAGGCGCGACGGTCCATCGCGTCGGAGAAGTACTTCGACGAGGACGCGATCAGCCTGCTGCTGACCAAGGACGCCGCCGTGCTGCTGCGCGAATGCGTCGACTTCTTCGCGCCCTACCTGTCGGCCGCCCGGCTGACCGGCGAGGTGCGCAAGGGCCTCGACGTCGAGGCCGCCGCGGAATGGTTTGCGCGGATCCTGTTCTCGCTCTTCAGCACGCCGTCCTCGATCCGGGACATGGGCGATCCCGAGGTGGCGGCCGAGTTCGTGCGCGCGCACGTGGTGCGCGGTTTCGCGGGCGATCGCCCGCGGCCCCGCCGCGGATAG
- the fadD21 gene encoding fatty-acid--AMP ligase FAAL21/FadD21 → MPNASVVALLRERAGLQPDDVAFRYTDYEQDWAGVTEALTWAQLYQRTLNVAHEVKRHGAVGDRAVILAPQGLPYIVAFLGAMQAGLIAVPLSVPAAGTHDERVSAVLADTAPTVVLTTSAAAGTVTDYIRQPASDPAPAVIAVDALDLDAGAPSIRTSGAPDTAYLQYTSGSTRLPAGVMISHRNLQVNFRQLMADYFVDVNGVPPRETAVVSWLPFYHDMGLVLGVIAPILGGYRGDLTSPVAFLQRPARWIHAMSIGGPVMSAAPNFAFELAVSKTTDADLQGVDLGHVLGIISGAERIHPATLDRFSKRFAPYNFDDRMMRPSYGLAEATVYVASRTVRGAPQVVHFEPQKLSEGTAERCPAQTGSPLLSYGMPKSPTVRIVDPDTCRECPPGSVGEIWVHGENVAGGYWRKPEETERTFGGIVADASPGTPEGPWLRTGDLGFASEGEMFIVGRMKDLLIVYGRNHYPEDIESTVQVITGGRVAAISVAVGETEKLVTIIELKKRGDSDEEALRRFAVVKNDVTAAISSSHGLNVADLVLVPPGSIPTTTSGKIRRAACVEQYRQQQFTRLDA, encoded by the coding sequence ATGCCGAACGCGTCCGTGGTCGCCCTGCTGCGGGAACGCGCGGGTCTGCAGCCCGACGATGTCGCGTTCCGGTACACCGACTACGAGCAGGATTGGGCGGGCGTCACCGAGGCACTCACGTGGGCGCAGCTGTACCAGCGGACGCTGAACGTCGCGCACGAGGTCAAGCGACACGGCGCCGTCGGGGACCGGGCCGTGATCCTCGCTCCCCAGGGTCTGCCCTACATCGTGGCGTTCCTGGGGGCGATGCAGGCCGGGCTGATCGCGGTGCCGCTGTCGGTGCCGGCGGCCGGCACGCACGACGAACGGGTCAGCGCCGTCCTGGCCGACACCGCGCCCACCGTCGTCCTCACCACGTCCGCGGCGGCCGGTACCGTCACCGACTACATCCGGCAGCCGGCCTCTGACCCCGCCCCGGCCGTCATCGCCGTCGACGCACTGGATTTGGACGCGGGCGCACCGAGCATCCGGACCAGCGGCGCCCCCGACACGGCGTACCTGCAGTACACGTCCGGCTCGACGCGCCTGCCCGCCGGGGTCATGATCTCCCACCGGAACCTTCAGGTGAACTTCCGGCAGCTGATGGCCGACTACTTCGTCGACGTCAATGGCGTGCCGCCCCGCGAAACCGCCGTGGTGTCCTGGCTGCCCTTCTACCACGACATGGGGCTGGTGCTCGGCGTCATCGCGCCGATCCTGGGCGGCTATCGCGGTGACCTGACCAGCCCGGTCGCCTTCCTGCAGCGACCGGCGCGGTGGATCCACGCGATGTCGATCGGCGGCCCGGTGATGTCGGCGGCGCCGAATTTCGCCTTCGAGCTGGCTGTCAGCAAGACAACGGACGCCGACCTGCAGGGCGTCGACCTGGGCCACGTGCTGGGCATCATCAGCGGCGCCGAACGCATCCATCCGGCCACGCTGGACCGGTTCTCTAAACGGTTCGCCCCGTACAACTTTGACGACCGCATGATGCGCCCCTCCTACGGCCTGGCCGAGGCCACCGTGTACGTCGCCAGCCGCACCGTGCGCGGCGCCCCGCAGGTGGTGCACTTCGAACCCCAGAAGCTGTCGGAGGGCACCGCGGAACGGTGTCCGGCCCAGACCGGCTCGCCGCTGCTCAGCTACGGCATGCCGAAATCGCCGACGGTGCGGATCGTGGACCCCGACACGTGCAGAGAATGCCCGCCGGGTTCGGTCGGCGAGATCTGGGTCCACGGCGAGAACGTGGCGGGCGGCTACTGGCGGAAGCCGGAGGAGACCGAGCGCACCTTCGGCGGCATCGTCGCCGACGCGTCGCCGGGCACGCCCGAGGGGCCATGGCTGCGCACCGGCGATCTCGGCTTCGCCTCCGAGGGCGAGATGTTCATCGTGGGCCGGATGAAGGATCTTTTGATCGTCTACGGGCGCAACCACTATCCCGAGGACATCGAGTCCACCGTCCAGGTGATCACCGGGGGTCGCGTCGCGGCGATCTCCGTCGCGGTGGGCGAGACCGAGAAGCTGGTGACCATCATCGAATTGAAGAAACGCGGCGATTCCGACGAGGAGGCGCTACGCCGGTTTGCCGTCGTCAAAAACGATGTGACCGCGGCGATTTCGAGTTCGCACGGTCTGAACGTCGCCGATCTGGTGCTGGTGCCGCCGGGGTCGATTCCCACCACCACCAGCGGTAAGATCCGGCGGGCCGCCTGCGTCGAGCAGTACCGCCAGCAGCAGTTCACCCGGTTGGACGCCTGA
- a CDS encoding proline dehydrogenase family protein gives MGGVFAGTLRPAILAAGRRPGLRRAAEGLPVTRRVVHRFVPGETIGSALDSVAALRSSGRYVSIDYLGEDVTDAEDAGAAVRVYLDLIDRLARFGDHAAVRPLEISLKLSALGQSLDRDGEKIARENAFTICEAAQRAGVWVTVDAEDHTTTDSTLAIVRDLRLDFEWLGVVLQAYLRRTLGDCEGFAAAGARIRLCKGAYDEPGAVAYRDPAAVTGSYLRCLRVLMAGSGYPMVASHDPAIIEAVPALAREAGRSATDFEYQMLYGIRDGEQRRLAESGNQVRVYVPFGTQWYGYFMRRLAERPANLTFFLRALAQRDH, from the coding sequence ATGGGCGGCGTGTTCGCCGGCACGCTGCGGCCCGCGATCCTGGCGGCCGGCCGGCGACCGGGGTTGCGCCGGGCCGCTGAAGGGCTGCCGGTCACCCGTCGCGTGGTGCACCGCTTCGTGCCCGGCGAGACGATCGGCAGCGCGCTGGACAGCGTTGCCGCGCTTCGCTCTTCGGGCCGCTACGTCAGCATCGACTATCTGGGTGAAGACGTCACCGATGCCGAGGACGCCGGCGCGGCGGTGCGCGTTTACCTGGATCTGATCGACCGCCTGGCCCGGTTCGGAGATCACGCCGCCGTCCGGCCGCTCGAGATTTCGCTGAAGCTGTCGGCCCTGGGGCAGTCGCTGGATCGCGACGGCGAGAAGATCGCCCGGGAGAACGCCTTCACGATTTGCGAAGCGGCGCAGCGGGCCGGCGTGTGGGTGACGGTGGACGCCGAAGACCACACGACGACGGATTCCACCCTGGCGATCGTGCGTGATCTGCGGCTCGACTTCGAATGGCTGGGTGTGGTGTTGCAGGCCTACCTGCGGCGCACGCTGGGCGATTGCGAGGGATTCGCCGCGGCCGGGGCGCGGATCCGGTTGTGCAAGGGCGCCTACGACGAACCGGGCGCGGTGGCCTACCGTGATCCCGCGGCGGTGACCGGCTCGTACCTGCGCTGCCTGCGGGTGCTGATGGCCGGCTCGGGGTACCCGATGGTGGCCTCCCACGACCCGGCGATCATCGAGGCGGTGCCCGCGCTGGCGCGCGAAGCGGGCCGGTCCGCAACCGATTTCGAGTACCAGATGCTGTACGGCATCCGCGACGGCGAGCAGCGCCGGCTGGCCGAATCCGGCAACCAGGTCCGCGTCTACGTGCCGTTCGGCACCCAGTGGTACGGCTACTTCATGCGCCGGCTGGCCGAGCGGCCCGCCAACCTGACGTTCTTCCTGCGGGCGCTGGCGCAGCGCGATCACTGA
- a CDS encoding DUF6955 family protein, which yields MSGETKIKVNVWINEERLEALADAGMADSAKEAFAGMRLLEIHTTEEQKNVVLQRFPGAKYDSATTKSIELLPKKVKDRLLELSIALRSTGPDVVDRFLAEAQC from the coding sequence ATGAGCGGCGAGACGAAGATCAAGGTCAACGTGTGGATCAACGAGGAACGGCTCGAGGCGCTGGCGGACGCGGGAATGGCCGACTCGGCGAAGGAGGCTTTCGCCGGTATGCGGCTTCTGGAGATCCACACCACGGAGGAGCAGAAGAACGTTGTCCTGCAACGTTTTCCGGGAGCAAAATACGACTCGGCCACCACCAAGTCCATCGAACTGCTGCCCAAGAAGGTCAAGGATCGGCTCCTGGAGCTGTCGATCGCGCTGCGCTCCACGGGTCCTGACGTGGTGGACCGCTTCCTTGCCGAAGCGCAGTGCTGA